A region of Paenibacillus thiaminolyticus DNA encodes the following proteins:
- a CDS encoding GNAT family N-acetyltransferase, protein MNPIAIVRYQPEYAAGVAEMWNRSQEGWGGGDTIRTAERVRTEEEGSDALEVYLALDQDAVVGYCNLFEYREDTGALYIGLLNVRPDYHGRRIGKMLVREALDATVRLGWPRLDLYTWASNTKAVPLYKRCGFFWEDREDTTHLMNFMPAVLNTEALSAYFDDIDWYENSTREIEIKPDGRKDNGFDYFTYTWEKNGASLRVEFERTGRGIRLIETDDYLISAQAEQAKPVFGRAYTIEYRIVNKSGRPLHLDLRGQNERNIQFDWEHQAEVKGEATIRADFFVGPVEEEQSIWRTCPRVTTRMRINGKEALFHIGVIPRFPAQLAWKTPGRSAYPAIGGTFHVDIENNFAEAAVFRFTLPDSPVLALGCHDFEVSLEAKERTSIAVPYQVRQYGFYSQQVEAEARLADGSAIPFTRTIGAGFSGPGAAFAGETEKYWQLFNGHFSIRFNKEWNGFRLLCPGMTTCAELGFPKLGKPFSTEFSKKKPVSIHPIREEGAVGLSLRYQSASFPAVFLSVHLLLYGEGTVAYWHEAENTGAQPVAELYVSQQARFGLPGAVLPYNGKYIALNEITGSEYSYWESRNITEPWIFIQHGSVPLGVCWPKTHRVHIESWCISLEASLGSLGPGEKSATEPLHLTIGGYTDWTRFRAFAMQEPDTRSDLRLTDPIELILNGYNPVLQSNLNVMLQDHRLVQREGTISVQLRREPHAAARQLDIDDSGITECPLPAPQQSIEVVDAVVHLPTADVKRSSIVLVPSDEPIRFQRQEGEGQGGPTYSADNGVLRVAASPSFYPGLHSLQAGGEEWLSSGYPLHGPRSWWNPYIGGLKYDIGGLSTLSVLKEGGTAEFVARRDRFGNEWQGLKLTLDIRQHDTYKGLKLNQYFLMMSRVPVLCAFSEIEQETGLTLTPLVWDTSMFIQPGDSLDGLRVSVKDRDGSDRIVRPGKGELELPEARHLVFGSDNREQQLHVMMDASERHPLVYANNEICQVEYNRERHIPNGACVRTEPLFLLFSPDRIEFEALASLQQIRFPDERERRVSDKRGSAANEDH, encoded by the coding sequence ATGAATCCGATTGCAATCGTCCGCTATCAGCCGGAGTATGCGGCTGGAGTAGCAGAGATGTGGAACCGCAGCCAGGAGGGCTGGGGCGGTGGAGATACGATTCGTACGGCGGAACGGGTGCGAACGGAAGAAGAAGGCTCGGACGCGCTGGAAGTCTATCTTGCCCTGGATCAGGATGCCGTCGTAGGGTACTGCAACCTGTTCGAATACCGCGAGGATACCGGAGCCCTCTATATCGGGCTGCTGAACGTGAGGCCGGATTATCACGGCCGGCGAATCGGCAAGATGCTTGTCCGCGAAGCGTTGGATGCGACGGTGCGGTTGGGCTGGCCGCGCCTCGATCTGTATACATGGGCCAGCAACACAAAGGCCGTTCCGCTGTATAAGCGATGCGGTTTTTTCTGGGAGGATCGGGAAGATACGACCCACCTGATGAACTTCATGCCTGCCGTATTGAATACGGAAGCGCTCTCCGCCTATTTCGATGACATTGACTGGTACGAGAACTCGACCCGGGAGATCGAGATTAAGCCCGATGGGCGCAAGGATAACGGCTTTGATTATTTCACATATACATGGGAAAAGAACGGTGCCTCGCTGCGCGTCGAATTCGAACGCACCGGAAGAGGCATCCGGCTCATCGAGACCGACGATTATCTCATCAGCGCCCAAGCGGAGCAGGCGAAGCCGGTTTTCGGCCGCGCTTATACGATAGAGTACCGGATCGTGAACAAGTCGGGCCGCCCGCTCCATCTCGATCTTCGGGGCCAGAACGAGCGCAATATTCAATTTGACTGGGAACATCAGGCCGAAGTGAAAGGCGAAGCGACGATCCGGGCGGACTTCTTCGTCGGCCCTGTCGAAGAGGAGCAAAGCATATGGCGGACATGCCCCCGCGTCACGACTCGGATGCGCATTAACGGGAAGGAAGCCCTGTTCCACATTGGCGTCATTCCCCGCTTCCCTGCCCAGCTTGCATGGAAGACGCCGGGCCGCAGCGCCTACCCGGCCATAGGCGGCACCTTCCATGTGGACATTGAGAACAACTTTGCGGAAGCGGCTGTCTTTCGCTTTACGCTGCCTGACAGCCCGGTGCTGGCCTTGGGATGCCATGATTTCGAGGTCTCCCTGGAAGCGAAGGAACGGACGTCCATCGCCGTCCCGTATCAGGTGCGACAGTATGGCTTCTATTCGCAGCAGGTCGAAGCCGAGGCTCGGCTGGCCGATGGAAGCGCCATCCCGTTCACGCGAACGATCGGAGCTGGCTTCAGCGGTCCCGGCGCCGCCTTCGCCGGCGAGACGGAGAAGTATTGGCAGCTGTTCAACGGACATTTCTCCATCAGATTCAACAAGGAATGGAACGGCTTCAGGCTTCTCTGTCCCGGGATGACAACCTGCGCCGAATTGGGCTTCCCGAAGCTGGGGAAGCCGTTCTCCACGGAATTCTCGAAGAAGAAGCCGGTATCGATCCATCCGATCCGGGAGGAGGGCGCCGTCGGACTGTCGCTGCGCTACCAATCGGCATCGTTTCCGGCGGTATTCTTGAGCGTGCACCTTCTTCTGTATGGGGAAGGGACCGTCGCCTATTGGCATGAAGCCGAGAATACCGGCGCCCAGCCAGTCGCCGAGCTGTATGTGAGCCAACAGGCGCGCTTCGGACTGCCAGGCGCCGTCCTGCCTTACAACGGTAAATATATCGCGCTGAACGAGATCACGGGCAGCGAATACAGCTACTGGGAAAGCCGCAACATCACGGAACCGTGGATATTCATCCAGCACGGCAGCGTCCCGCTCGGCGTCTGCTGGCCGAAGACACATCGTGTGCATATCGAGAGCTGGTGCATCAGCCTCGAAGCTTCGCTCGGAAGTCTGGGGCCGGGAGAGAAGTCCGCGACAGAGCCCCTCCATCTGACGATAGGCGGATATACAGACTGGACCCGATTCCGCGCCTTCGCGATGCAGGAGCCCGACACCCGTTCCGATCTCCGGCTTACCGATCCGATCGAGCTGATCCTGAACGGGTATAATCCCGTCCTCCAGTCAAATCTGAACGTGATGCTCCAGGATCACCGGTTGGTGCAGAGGGAGGGAACGATCTCGGTTCAACTGCGCCGGGAACCGCACGCAGCCGCCCGGCAGTTGGACATCGATGACTCCGGGATTACGGAATGCCCCCTTCCGGCGCCGCAGCAGAGCATAGAGGTGGTCGATGCGGTGGTTCATCTGCCGACGGCGGACGTGAAGCGAAGCTCCATCGTGCTGGTCCCGTCAGACGAGCCGATTCGATTCCAGCGGCAGGAGGGAGAGGGACAAGGCGGACCGACCTATTCGGCAGACAATGGCGTGCTGCGAGTGGCGGCGTCCCCTTCCTTCTACCCTGGTCTTCACTCCCTGCAAGCAGGCGGCGAGGAATGGCTGTCCAGCGGCTATCCGCTGCACGGGCCGAGATCATGGTGGAATCCGTATATCGGGGGTCTGAAGTACGATATCGGCGGCTTGAGCACGCTCTCGGTCCTGAAGGAGGGCGGAACGGCGGAATTCGTTGCCCGGCGGGACCGCTTCGGGAATGAATGGCAGGGCTTGAAGCTTACGCTGGACATCCGCCAGCATGACACCTATAAGGGCTTGAAGCTGAACCAATATTTTCTGATGATGTCCCGCGTGCCCGTGCTGTGCGCATTTTCCGAAATCGAGCAGGAGACGGGCCTCACTCTCACTCCTCTAGTCTGGGACACATCGATGTTCATCCAGCCCGGCGACTCGCTGGATGGCTTGCGGGTATCCGTGAAGGACCGTGACGGGTCCGATCGCATAGTCCGGCCAGGCAAGGGGGAACTCGAACTTCCGGAAGCGCGGCATCTCGTCTTCGGATCGGATAACCGGGAGCAGCAGCTTCATGTCATGATGGATGCGAGCGAGCGCCATCCGCTCGTCTATGCCAACAATGAGATATGTCAGGTGGAATACAATCGCGAACGGCACATCCCGAACGGAGCCTGCGTCCGAACAGAGCCGCTGTTCCTGCTATTCTCCCCAGATCGCATCGAATTCGAAGCCTTGGCTTCATTACAACAGATCCGGTTCCCGGACGAGAGAGAGCGCCGGGTCTCGGACAAGAGAGGAAGTGCTGCGAATGAAGATCATTGA
- a CDS encoding amidohydrolase family protein — MKIIDAHMHLSHIQEFKSTAAEKSFVDYSLDGILKEYRDNHVVLGIGMGLTETKQGGFPDEEAVTPMGLDLVEALPPQLVYCLGINPYRLGTQELEALERDLQKPEAVGLKIYLGYYPFYAYDSVYQPVYELAAAYRVPVVFHTGDTYSERGLLKYSHPLTIDEVAVTHRNVNFMMAHFGDPWVLDGAEVVYKNRNVFADLSGLMVGDTDNCNRLKDSPLFFAHLRHAVTYCDHYDKLLFGTDWPLAPVEAYIRFVRELIPAEHHEDVFYRTALSVFPKIRPFLENGGQAPG; from the coding sequence ATGAAGATCATTGATGCCCATATGCATCTGTCCCATATCCAGGAGTTCAAATCGACCGCCGCAGAAAAATCATTCGTGGATTATAGCCTGGACGGGATTCTGAAGGAATACCGCGACAACCATGTCGTGCTCGGCATCGGCATGGGACTGACCGAGACGAAGCAGGGAGGCTTCCCGGATGAGGAAGCGGTGACCCCGATGGGGCTCGACCTGGTGGAGGCGCTGCCGCCCCAACTCGTCTATTGCCTGGGCATTAATCCTTACCGCCTTGGCACGCAAGAGCTTGAAGCGCTGGAACGAGATCTGCAGAAGCCGGAAGCCGTCGGCCTCAAAATCTATCTCGGCTATTATCCCTTCTATGCCTACGACAGCGTCTATCAGCCGGTCTATGAGCTGGCCGCCGCCTATCGCGTCCCGGTCGTGTTCCATACGGGCGATACGTACTCGGAGCGCGGGCTGCTCAAGTATTCGCATCCGTTGACGATCGATGAGGTGGCCGTCACCCATCGGAACGTCAACTTCATGATGGCGCACTTCGGCGATCCTTGGGTGCTAGACGGAGCGGAAGTCGTCTACAAGAACCGGAACGTATTCGCCGATCTGTCCGGTCTCATGGTCGGCGATACCGACAATTGCAACCGGCTCAAGGACTCGCCGCTGTTCTTCGCCCATCTGCGCCATGCCGTAACCTATTGTGATCATTACGACAAGCTGCTGTTCGGCACCGATTGGCCGCTCGCTCCCGTAGAGGCCTACATCCGCTTCGTCCGGGAGCTAATCCCGGCGGAGCATCATGAGGATGTGTTCTACCGGACGGCGCTGAGCGTATTTCCGAAGATCAGGCCGTTCTTGGAAAATGGAGGCCAAGCACCAGGCTAG
- a CDS encoding helix-turn-helix domain-containing protein — translation MDTKPNREPDIRGMLYGAAGEQKFRISRHLPAPDLRPFIKHYWMIAWDLRGQSPYVQEVLQHPGVNLVFERDNTAVYGIVSGRSQRVLEGQGRVAGVLFQPGGFYPLYREPMSRLAGHTLPFREVFGMDSGPLEQALFALEDGEAMSRVIDGFLRERLPEAEDNVKLVNRIVETVVDGRDITRVQELADRFALHTRSLQRLFLHYVGVSPKWVIQRSRIHEAAGQAAAGALPDWAALAADLGYHDQAHFIKDFKAFVGVSPEEYARKLRSPEQR, via the coding sequence ATGGATACGAAGCCGAACCGCGAGCCGGACATCAGAGGCATGCTATATGGCGCAGCCGGCGAACAGAAATTCCGCATTAGCCGCCATCTTCCAGCGCCTGACCTTCGCCCTTTCATCAAGCATTATTGGATGATTGCCTGGGATTTGCGAGGCCAGTCTCCCTATGTGCAGGAGGTGCTTCAGCATCCCGGGGTCAATCTGGTGTTCGAGCGGGACAACACGGCCGTGTACGGCATTGTGAGCGGAAGATCCCAGCGGGTGCTGGAAGGACAGGGACGGGTGGCCGGGGTGCTCTTCCAGCCGGGGGGATTTTATCCCCTGTACCGCGAGCCGATGTCACGCCTCGCCGGGCACACGCTGCCCTTCCGCGAAGTGTTCGGGATGGACAGCGGCCCGCTGGAGCAAGCGTTGTTCGCGTTAGAGGATGGTGAGGCGATGAGCCGAGTCATAGACGGGTTCCTCCGTGAACGGCTGCCTGAAGCGGAGGATAACGTGAAGCTGGTCAACCGGATTGTCGAGACCGTCGTGGATGGCCGGGACATTACCCGCGTCCAGGAGCTGGCGGATCGGTTCGCGCTTCATACGCGTTCGCTGCAGCGTTTGTTCCTCCACTATGTCGGCGTATCGCCGAAGTGGGTCATCCAGCGCAGCCGCATTCACGAGGCGGCGGGGCAGGCGGCCGCCGGCGCCCTGCCGGATTGGGCGGCCCTGGCGGCGGATCTGGGCTATCACGATCAGGCCCATTTCATCAAGGATTTCAAGGCATTCGTCGGCGTGTCGCCGGAGGAGTACGCCAGGAAACTCCGCTCTCCGGAGCAGAGATGA
- the abc-f gene encoding ribosomal protection-like ABC-F family protein encodes MVINLWHVKKYYGADLVLSDVSFEIGEAEKVGLIGRNGTGKTTILQLLDRASAPDEGELFIRRGATVGLLAQVPSAGAGATVYDVLAEGYEQVRCWEREMKEMETKMSDPAVCADERAMQLLLNQYGQLMERFEQAGGYEMEASIRRVAAGMGIAAEQFGRPFASLSGGEKTKVGLAALLLKRPDILLLDEPTNHLDMAAIEWLEAFLESYPGVVVVVSHDRYFLDRVVGKIIEIEDGEAIVYYTNYSGYQKEKEERLLQQFADYQEQQKKIKKMQETIKQLIEWGNRANPPNPGFHRRAASMQKALDRMVKIKRPILERRAMDLTLKQEDRSGKQVIVLDRVSKAFGDRELLRGTSALLLYGERVALMGGNGAGKSTLMKMIIGEIPHDRGEIRLGSRVDIGYLAQEESPPAEDSTVLRYFCDALAMEEGEARGELARFLFYGSDVFKRVSQLSGGEWSRLRLALLMYRKPNLLLLDEPTNHLDIDSREALEEALDSFPGTLLVISHDRYFMNRVVQKLWMLEQAELTVHLGNYEECREKLQALLQRSAAAAIPAEPARPKNEPKAEPKDERKPAEPKAGITSSEPARRWEEEIAAAEERLRLLEEEMARLSASPAEDAEWPNLLSEQARLRQELDGLYREWMEAEESLG; translated from the coding sequence ATGGTAATCAATTTGTGGCATGTGAAGAAATATTATGGGGCCGATCTGGTGCTCTCTGATGTGTCGTTCGAGATTGGGGAGGCGGAGAAGGTTGGCCTGATCGGACGGAACGGCACAGGCAAGACGACGATATTGCAGCTGCTGGACAGAGCATCTGCCCCCGATGAGGGAGAGCTGTTCATCCGCAGAGGCGCGACGGTCGGCCTGCTCGCCCAGGTGCCGTCGGCTGGAGCCGGTGCGACCGTCTATGATGTGCTGGCCGAAGGCTATGAACAGGTGCGGTGCTGGGAACGTGAGATGAAGGAGATGGAGACGAAGATGTCCGATCCTGCCGTCTGCGCGGATGAACGGGCCATGCAGCTTCTGCTGAACCAGTACGGACAGCTTATGGAACGGTTCGAGCAAGCGGGGGGTTATGAGATGGAGGCTTCGATTCGGCGGGTAGCCGCAGGCATGGGCATTGCCGCCGAGCAGTTCGGGCGGCCGTTCGCCTCGCTCTCGGGCGGAGAGAAGACGAAGGTCGGGCTGGCGGCCCTGCTGCTGAAGCGGCCGGACATCCTGCTGCTTGACGAGCCGACGAACCATCTGGATATGGCGGCGATCGAATGGCTGGAGGCGTTCCTCGAATCGTATCCCGGCGTCGTCGTGGTCGTGTCGCATGACCGGTATTTCCTTGATCGGGTCGTCGGCAAGATTATCGAGATCGAAGACGGAGAAGCCATTGTCTACTATACGAATTATTCCGGCTACCAGAAGGAAAAAGAGGAGCGTCTGCTCCAGCAATTTGCCGATTATCAGGAGCAGCAGAAGAAGATCAAAAAGATGCAGGAAACGATCAAGCAGCTGATCGAATGGGGCAACCGCGCCAATCCGCCGAATCCCGGCTTCCACCGCCGGGCCGCCTCGATGCAGAAGGCGCTGGACCGGATGGTCAAGATTAAGCGCCCGATTCTGGAACGGCGCGCGATGGACCTGACGCTGAAGCAGGAGGACCGCTCCGGCAAGCAGGTGATTGTGCTGGATCGCGTCTCCAAAGCGTTCGGCGATCGGGAACTGCTGCGCGGGACGAGCGCGCTGCTGCTGTACGGCGAGCGCGTCGCCCTGATGGGCGGCAACGGCGCGGGCAAGAGCACGCTGATGAAGATGATTATCGGCGAGATTCCTCACGACAGGGGCGAGATTCGGCTCGGTTCCCGCGTGGATATCGGCTATCTGGCCCAGGAGGAATCCCCGCCGGCGGAAGATTCCACCGTGCTGCGCTATTTTTGCGACGCCTTGGCGATGGAGGAAGGGGAGGCGCGGGGCGAACTGGCCCGCTTCCTGTTCTACGGCTCCGACGTGTTCAAGCGGGTATCCCAGCTGTCCGGCGGCGAATGGAGCCGGCTGCGCCTGGCGCTGCTGATGTACCGGAAGCCGAATCTGCTGCTTCTCGACGAGCCGACCAACCATTTGGACATCGATTCGCGGGAGGCGCTGGAGGAAGCCTTGGATTCGTTCCCCGGCACGCTGCTCGTCATCTCGCATGACCGCTATTTCATGAATCGTGTCGTGCAGAAGCTATGGATGCTGGAACAGGCGGAACTGACCGTTCATCTCGGCAATTATGAAGAATGCCGGGAGAAGCTGCAGGCGCTGCTGCAGCGCTCCGCTGCGGCGGCGATTCCGGCAGAGCCTGCGAGGCCGAAGAATGAGCCTAAGGCTGAGCCTAAGGATGAGCGGAAGCCGGCCGAACCGAAGGCAGGCATTACGTCTTCCGAGCCGGCAAGGCGATGGGAGGAAGAGATTGCGGCAGCCGAGGAACGGCTTCGCCTGCTGGAGGAGGAGATGGCCCGGCTGTCCGCGAGCCCGGCAGAGGATGCGGAATGGCCCAACCTGCTGAGTGAGCAGGCCCGGCTGCGGCAGGAGCTGGATGGGCTGTACCGCGAGTGGATGGAAGCGGAAGAATCGTTAGGCTAA
- a CDS encoding RAxF-45 family protein, translated as MNRNVATIRISQLPMALFGITHDEVVNGIGVSIFANTNVTNWREDSPALT; from the coding sequence ATGAACCGCAACGTCGCAACGATCCGCATTAGCCAATTGCCTATGGCATTATTTGGCATCACCCATGATGAAGTGGTCAACGGGATAGGTGTGTCCATTTTTGCGAATACGAATGTGACGAATTGGCGTGAAGACTCTCCTGCCTTGACCTGA
- a CDS encoding VOC family protein yields the protein MLRLDHVTVAVRDVDAAVEQISGTTGARFTAPVEAFPGARAQVAYFGAGFLEVIAAADSDKLRTTQLGRAFAEFAESREGIFGVALDITGGMAAFVEEAKKRGVAYVGPWRQQAPLEDGSFIPFGTAFIRHDMPWLIEYERSRTWDSPLSLCGVDVAAADPLVQVRQYRQAYRLPEPASIGASAYEWELARGMIRLLPQEKGPAGFAAVTIADAEREYRIGFTPEAGMEIAVSALERTR from the coding sequence ATGTTGAGGCTTGATCATGTGACTGTGGCGGTTCGCGATGTGGACGCGGCAGTCGAACAGATAAGCGGGACGACTGGAGCCCGGTTTACCGCCCCGGTGGAGGCATTTCCCGGCGCGCGGGCGCAGGTCGCCTATTTCGGTGCCGGGTTCCTTGAAGTGATTGCGGCTGCGGATTCGGACAAGCTGCGGACGACGCAGCTGGGACGCGCCTTCGCGGAGTTCGCGGAGAGCCGGGAAGGCATCTTCGGCGTAGCGCTGGACATCACCGGCGGCATGGCTGCCTTCGTCGAGGAAGCGAAGAAGCGCGGCGTCGCATACGTAGGACCTTGGCGGCAGCAAGCTCCGTTAGAGGACGGCTCGTTCATCCCATTCGGCACGGCCTTCATCCGCCATGATATGCCGTGGCTGATTGAATATGAACGGTCCCGGACATGGGACAGCCCGCTGAGTTTATGCGGAGTGGATGTGGCTGCTGCCGATCCGCTTGTCCAGGTGAGGCAATACCGTCAGGCGTACCGGCTGCCGGAGCCTGCCTCCATCGGAGCATCCGCCTATGAATGGGAGCTCGCCCGCGGGATGATTCGTCTGCTGCCGCAGGAGAAGGGGCCGGCCGGCTTCGCGGCGGTTACGATCGCGGATGCGGAGCGGGAGTACCGGATTGGGTTTACGCCGGAAGCGGGGATGGAGATTGCCGTATCCGCCTTGGAGAGGACACGGTGA
- a CDS encoding MerR family transcriptional regulator, protein MRISDLSRLTGASIRSLRYYEEKGLLAPSRTDSGYRVYAEEDVERVRQIQFYLHMGVRAEELARLLQQCAGFPGYGDPACAEEAIAYYESKLRDIRRQKQLLEKAEQDICGMLAHWASVRTHDPVGQRGT, encoded by the coding sequence ATGCGCATCAGTGACCTGTCACGTCTGACGGGAGCCAGCATCCGTTCCTTGCGTTATTACGAGGAGAAGGGATTGCTTGCTCCATCGCGTACCGACAGCGGATATCGGGTGTACGCGGAGGAAGACGTTGAACGTGTACGGCAGATTCAGTTCTATTTGCATATGGGGGTTCGTGCGGAGGAGTTGGCCCGCTTGTTGCAGCAATGCGCCGGCTTTCCCGGCTATGGGGATCCGGCATGCGCAGAGGAAGCGATTGCTTATTATGAGAGCAAGCTTCGCGACATCCGCCGCCAGAAGCAGCTTCTGGAGAAGGCGGAACAGGACATCTGCGGCATGCTGGCGCATTGGGCCTCCGTCCGGACGCACGACCCTGTTGGACAGAGGGGGACATAG
- a CDS encoding sugar phosphate isomerase/epimerase family protein has protein sequence MRRLQAGMWGPFTAGRWHELARGPINGMEVCMLRDEQELQAVQDFCVRHQLQYGVHGPILDSLGYQLPKLNAVCPAERAEALVRMEAEVELASRYGADYILFHYPFLPLFPAQWKRPYPRMPASDQRYGHDQLSRREFREISVRLFEACCELQRKHNQRIVLEHDFAGDYTEEFIDMFREYPEIALVVDTARLDISGRVLPGFDPYAWLDALAPYVYLVHYSNVRYEEENFQNHLPVLPEQDGDSRYGAAYAYLEALASRNPAFHVTFEHRAYLVSVEELDAIYERVALLLTRSMGHTDTPCRNRMQI, from the coding sequence ATGAGACGACTGCAAGCGGGAATGTGGGGCCCCTTTACGGCCGGGCGGTGGCATGAGCTGGCGCGCGGGCCGATTAACGGCATGGAGGTCTGCATGCTGCGTGATGAACAGGAACTGCAAGCGGTGCAGGATTTCTGCGTCCGCCATCAGCTCCAATATGGCGTACATGGGCCCATCCTCGATTCCCTTGGCTACCAATTGCCCAAGCTGAATGCGGTCTGTCCGGCAGAGCGGGCGGAAGCGCTGGTACGAATGGAGGCGGAGGTTGAACTGGCTTCCCGATATGGGGCAGACTATATTTTATTCCACTATCCATTCTTGCCGCTGTTCCCGGCGCAATGGAAGCGGCCGTATCCTCGAATGCCCGCTTCGGATCAACGTTACGGTCATGACCAGTTGAGCCGCCGCGAATTCAGAGAGATATCGGTCCGGTTATTCGAAGCATGCTGCGAGCTGCAGCGCAAGCATAACCAGCGCATCGTGCTGGAGCATGATTTTGCAGGGGATTACACCGAGGAGTTCATCGATATGTTCCGGGAATACCCGGAGATTGCACTCGTGGTCGATACGGCGCGGCTCGATATATCGGGGCGGGTGCTTCCCGGGTTCGACCCGTATGCGTGGCTCGACGCACTAGCGCCCTATGTCTATCTCGTTCATTACAGCAATGTGCGTTATGAGGAGGAGAATTTCCAGAATCATTTGCCGGTCCTGCCTGAGCAGGATGGCGACAGCCGCTACGGAGCCGCCTATGCGTATTTGGAAGCGTTGGCAAGCCGCAATCCTGCGTTCCATGTGACCTTCGAGCATCGGGCCTATCTGGTGAGCGTGGAGGAACTGGACGCGATCTATGAGCGGGTCGCGCTATTGTTGACGCGCTCGATGGGGCATACCGATACCCCCTGTCGGAATAGAATGCAAATATGA
- a CDS encoding phosphotransferase enzyme family protein, translated as MGHQAIAADALSHYEIQSPIIAFIRHNENLTYKITDQSGSSYLLRVHKPVHAELHGLQHSKAGLTGEMELLQALGENTALNVQKPVRNREGEFVSRISDGEDFIHCTLLHWLEGRDSQPDDFASREAALRYGRQVGMLHRFTSGYKPERAISRPAYAGIAENEAMLERLTYGRDHGIFAPGDFGLMSEAFQLINERLRRYEPEPGTWGLIHADINRANVIVTDRGFTLIDYCLYGHGYFLYDAAGGALSVPSERRTDFMEGYGAEFPSTCGDSMKLLEGFMLLNIFGYYSFHMMNTAVHPWMRERLPSFCANMVTPFLEERPICDLL; from the coding sequence GTGGGCCATCAAGCCATTGCGGCCGATGCGTTGTCGCATTATGAGATACAATCGCCAATCATTGCGTTTATTCGCCATAATGAAAATTTGACCTATAAGATTACCGATCAGTCCGGCTCATCCTATCTGCTGCGGGTTCATAAGCCGGTTCATGCCGAGCTTCACGGCCTGCAGCATTCCAAGGCGGGCTTGACCGGGGAGATGGAGCTGTTGCAGGCGTTGGGCGAGAATACCGCCTTGAATGTGCAGAAGCCTGTCCGCAATCGCGAAGGCGAATTCGTCTCCCGGATCTCGGACGGGGAAGACTTCATACACTGCACGCTGCTGCACTGGCTGGAAGGACGGGACTCGCAACCGGATGACTTCGCATCGCGAGAAGCCGCTCTTCGCTACGGACGGCAGGTCGGCATGCTGCACCGGTTTACGAGCGGGTACAAGCCGGAACGGGCCATCAGCAGACCCGCTTACGCCGGAATTGCGGAGAACGAGGCGATGCTGGAGCGACTGACCTACGGACGGGATCACGGCATATTTGCGCCGGGCGATTTCGGACTGATGAGTGAAGCCTTCCAGCTCATTAATGAGCGGCTTCGCCGCTACGAGCCGGAACCTGGCACATGGGGTCTCATCCATGCTGACATCAACCGGGCCAATGTCATTGTGACGGATCGGGGCTTTACCTTGATTGACTATTGCCTGTACGGCCACGGTTATTTTCTGTATGATGCGGCGGGCGGCGCGCTAAGCGTCCCATCCGAGCGGCGGACGGATTTCATGGAAGGCTATGGGGCGGAATTCCCTTCGACCTGCGGCGATTCGATGAAGCTGCTCGAAGGCTTCATGCTGCTGAATATTTTCGGCTACTATTCCTTTCATATGATGAACACTGCCGTTCATCCCTGGATGCGGGAGCGGCTGCCGTCTTTTTGCGCCAATATGGTGACTCCGTTTTTGGAAGAGCGGCCCATCTGTGACTTGCTGTAA
- a CDS encoding GNAT family N-acetyltransferase produces MNIDLQPITAGNWEECIALKVGTGQEGFIASNLYSIAEAQFLDGFQCKGICLDERMIGFAMYGIDPDDGNYWIYRFMVDASFQGQGYGKRALQLVLDEIGAQPDRKEHCLLGYDPNNEAARRLYASAGFVETGIAPWGEMMAKYEFPGRPLDTQRPSKTNSEEAGR; encoded by the coding sequence ATGAATATTGATCTGCAGCCTATCACCGCCGGCAACTGGGAGGAATGCATTGCATTGAAAGTCGGTACGGGACAGGAGGGCTTCATCGCATCGAACCTGTATTCCATCGCCGAAGCGCAATTTTTGGACGGCTTTCAATGCAAGGGCATCTGCCTGGACGAGCGCATGATCGGATTCGCCATGTATGGCATCGATCCGGATGACGGGAACTACTGGATCTACCGCTTCATGGTGGATGCGTCCTTCCAGGGGCAAGGATATGGCAAGCGGGCATTGCAGCTTGTGCTGGATGAGATCGGAGCGCAGCCGGACCGGAAGGAGCATTGTCTGCTCGGCTATGATCCGAATAATGAAGCGGCCCGGCGGCTGTATGCCTCGGCAGGCTTCGTGGAGACCGGCATCGCGCCTTGGGGCGAGATGATGGCGAAGTATGAGTTCCCCGGGCGCCCGTTGGACACGCAGAGACCAAGCAAGACGAATAGCGAAGAAGCGGGCCGATGA